In the genome of Neisseria lactamica, the window ATTTCCTCGTGCCCAACCGCTTTGAGCACGGCTACGGCTTAACGCCCGAACTGGCTGAAATCGCGGTAGAGCAAGGTGTGGATTTGCTGATTACGGTGGATAACGGCATTGCCAGTATCGCAGGCGTGGCGCGCGCGCAGGCTTTGGGTTTGGATGTGATTGTAACCGACCACCATCTGCCTGCCGAGACCGTACCCGACTGCATCATTGTCAATCCGAACCAAAAAGGCTGCGGTTTCCAAAGCAAAAGCTTGGCGGGCGTGGGCGTAATTTTTTATGTGTTGACGGCGTTGCGTGCCGAATTGCGCCGCCGCAATTATTTTTCAGACGGCATGAAAGAGCCGAATCTGGGCGACCTTTTGGATTTGGTCGCACTCGGTACCGTTGCCGATGTCGTTACTCTAGACCACAACAACCGCATCCTCGTGTCGCAAGGTTTGAAACGGATGCGTTTGGGCAAAATGCGCCCCGGCATCCGCGCCTTGTTTGAAGTGGCGCGACGGGATTGGCGCAAGGCCCAGCCTTTCGATATGGGTTTTGCATTGGGCCCGCGCATCAACGCCGCCGGACGGCTGGACGATATGTCGGTCGGCATCGCCTGCCTGTTGGCGCGAGATGATGCCGAAGCGCAGGAACTGGCGGCGCAGTTGAACAACCTCAATATCGAACGCCGCGAAATCGAGCAATCTATGCTGCAAGACGCGTTGAACGCCTTTCCCGAAACCCTACCTTCAGGTCAGACGACCCTAGTCGCCTACCGCGACGACTTCCATCAAGGCGTGGTCGGCATCGTTGCCAGCCGCCTCAAAGACCGTTTTTATCGTCCGACCATCGTGTTTGCGCCTGCCGACAACGGCGAAGTGCGCGGTTCGGGGCGTTCCATTCCCAACCTGCACCTGCGTGATGCTTTGGATTTGGTGTCCAAACGCCATCCCGATTTGATTTTGAAATTCGGCGGACACGCGATGGCGGCGGGTTTGAGCATACTTGAACACAATATTCCCGCGTTTCAGACGGCCTTTGAAGAAGCCGTGCGCGAAATGGTGTGCGAAGACGATTTGTCGCAAACTTTCATCACCGACGGCAGCCTGCCTGCACGTGACATCACGTTGGAACAGGCGCAAAACCTTGCCCGACACGTTTGGGGACAGGGCTTCGCGCCGCCGAGTTTTACCGACGAATTTCATGTTGTCCGCCAGCAGCCTTTGGGCGCGGAGGGTAAACACAAAAAAGCGTGGCTGCAAAAAGACGGTTGCGAATTTGAAGCCATGTTTTGGCGTTGTAGCGAAGACATTCCCGAATACATCCGCACGGTGTACCGCCCCGTTGCCAACGAATGGCGGAATAATCTCGAATTACAGCTTTATATCGACTACTGGGAAGCGGCGTAGAGGCGGCGGAACGCTGTTTGAATGTGATTTCTGTTGTTTGTACGACGGGAATGTTCCCAATCGGAAAAGGTGCATCAAATTTCAGACTCTGCCGCAAAAGCAGGGTCTGATTTTTTTGGAGGGCAATCTGTTATAATGACGCGTTGCCGCCGCAAGGGCGGCGCGATTCGGACGGCGTAGTTTCTACGCCTTTTGTTTATGGTTTTCGACATCTTGCGGAATCGTACCGCCCGATGCCGTCTGAAACGGTTGCCCGTGGAGATGCCGCTCTCCGGGTCAGAGTATTTATGTTGAAAAAATGGTTGAATAAGATGCTGCCTTCCAGTCGGAGCAGTAAAAAAGCGGAAAGTAAAACGGTCATTCCTGCCGAAAGACACAACATCCGTGCCGAAATGTTGAGCTTTGCCGCCGAAAACGTCATACGCCGCCTGAAAGAGGCGGGGTTTCAGGCTTATGTGGTCGGCGGCGCGGTCAGGGATTTGCTGCTCGGCATCGAACCCAAGGATTTCGATGTCGCAACCGATGCCACGCCCGAACAGGTGCACAAACTCTTCCGCCGCAGCCGCATCATCGGCAGGCGTTTTCAAATCGTCCACGTTATGAACGGAGCGGAAACCATAGAGGTAACGACTTTCCGGGGCGGTGCGAAGGTTCAGCAGAACGCGCGCGGCAGAATCATGAAGGACAACACCTACGGCAGCATCGGGGAGGACGCGATGCGGCGCGACTTTACCTGCAACGCGCTGTATTACGACCCGGAAACAGAAGAAATTTTGGATTTCCACAACGGGGTTGCCGATATTGCCGCGCGCCGGCTGGTCATGATCGGCGATGCTGCCGAACGCTATCAGGAAGACCCCGTCAGGATTTTGCGCGCCATCCGCCTGTCGGGCAAATTGGGCTTCAAACTGTCGGAAGAAACCGCCGCACCGATTGCCGAATCGATATGCCGTCTGAAGCACGAACCTGTGGCAAGGCTGTTTGACGAAATCATGAAGCTGCTGTTTTCAGGGCACGCGGCGGCGTGTCTGCAGGTTTTGCGGCGGTTTGACTGCACCGGCATCCACCCGCTTTTGGATGCCTTGGGCGTTTCAGACGGCATCGCCGGAAAAATGACGGCGTCTGCACTGAAAAATACCGACGAAAGGCTGCGCGCCGACAAATCGGTTTCGGTCGGCTTCGTGTTGGCCGCCCTAATGTGGCCGGAATTGGACCGCCGTTGGCAGGCAAACCTGCAACAGGGTTTGAAACCCGCGCCCGCCATGTCCGATGCAATCAATACGATGCGCGAAACCGTCGAACGCGGTTGGGGCGTGCCGCAACGCTTTTCCGCCACGATGCGCGAAATTTGGATGTTCCAGCCGCAGTTTGAGAACCGCAAAGGCGCAAGGCCGCACAAACTGTTTGCACAGGCCCGTTTCCGCGCCGCTTATGATTTCCTGCTCTTGCGCGCCGAAACCGGCAATGCGGACCGCGCCCTTGCCGAGTGGTGGACGGCGTTTCAGACGGCATCGCCGGAACAGCGGGCCGATATGACCAAAAACGAAGCCGCCCGGAACGGGAAAAACGAAGGACAGGTGAAAAAACGCCGCCGGCGCAGGCGCAAGCCCAAACCGAAAGTTGCGGGAATGGATTGGGAATAACGGTCAACAGACAAGGAGCAATGAAGTTTCAACGCATAGGATGAAGCATAAAGTGCCGTTTCATGTATTATCCTGATTTGTGAGGGACTTCATCCCTGCAAATAAAGTCTGACCCTGCCGCCCTGAAAAAGGATGTCCGGGCGGGCAGGGTTCGGGCAACAAGGAAGAATTGATGAAAAAATGTATTTTGGGCATTTTGACCGCGTGTGCCGCCATGCCTGCATTTGCCGGCAGAACCGGCGATTTGGAAGCACGTTTGGCACAGTTGGAACACCGTGTCGCCGTATTGGAAAGCGGCGGCAATACCGTCAAAACCGACCTTTCCGGTTCAAATTCCGCCATGTATGTATGCAGCGTTACGCCTTTTCAAAAGACGTTTGAGGCAGGCGGCCGGAATGAAGGCGTGGCGCGGCAGAAAGTGCGTCAGGCGTGCAACCGCGAAACTTCGGCAATGTTTTGCGAAGATGAGGCAATCCGATGCAGAAAATTCGATTGATGTATCGCTTGGACGGATAAAGAAACGGATACGGAATCCTGCTTCCGTATCCGTTTTTTCTGCCCGATTTTCCGTGCATCGGGTTTCAGACGGCATCCGCTCCGTCATTCCCGTTCAGGTTCTGCCGATTCGTAGGCTTCGACGATTTTTTGAACCAAAGGATGCCGGACAACGTCTTCGCCGGTAAAGGTATGGAAATACAGCCCTTCCACGCCGCGCAGTTTCTCACGCGCGTCTTTCAATCCCGATTTGATGTTTTTGGGCAGGTCGATTTGGCTGGTGTCGCCGGTAATGACGGCTTTCGCGCCGAAGCCGATGCGGGTCAGGAACATTTTCATTTGTTCGGGCGTGGTGTTTTGCGCCTCGTCGAGGATGATGTATGCGCCGTTGAGCGTCCTGCCGCGCATATAGGCGAGCGGGGCGATTTCGATCAGACCTTTTTCAATCAGTTTGGTTACACGGTCGAAGCCCATCAGGTCATAGAGCGCGTCATAAAGCGGACGGAGGTAGGGATCGACTTTTTGGGTCAGGTCGCCGGGCAGGAAGCCCAGTTTCTCGCCGGCTTCGACGGCGGGGCGCACTAAAATGATGCGTTCGACTTGGTGTTTTTCCATCGCATCGACGGCGGCGGCGACGGCGAGATAGGTTTTGCCCGTGCCTGCGGGCCCCAACCCGAATACGATGTCGTGCTTGAGCAGGGCGCGGATATAGCCGTTCTGCCTGGGAGTCCTGCCGCCGATGCTGCCGCGCTTGGTGCGGAAATAATAGGCGTGGTCATGGTTTTTTTCCTGATGCCCGGCATCTTCGGTTTGTGCTTCGACGGCGGCAAGGCGGATGTCGTTGTCGTCCAAATCGCGTGTCTGCGCCGTTTCCAAGAGTTTGAGCAGGGCGCGTTTGCCGGCGTGTGCAAATGCGCCGTTGAGGGTGAAATGTTCAAAACGGCGGCTGATGTGGATATCGAGTGCTTTGGCAAGCGAATCGAGGTTGCTGTCGAAAGAACCGCACAGGCGTTGCAACGCCGAGTTGCCGGTTTCTTCCAAATGCAGGTGGACGGTATGGGTCATATGTTCATCCGAATGGTTGGATATTGTGTGATTTTAATCTATTTTGCCGGCGTTTTTGCATCGGATTTGGCGGCTGCCTGCCGATAACGGGTTTGCGGGGCGGCAGGAATAAAAACGCGGGTCTGAAATAATTGCCCCGCACTAACGCAATTTGGCGCGCCGGTGTGTTAGATTGGCGGTTTTTCAAGTAAGGAGGCGGATATGTTGCGTTCTATTTTGGCGGCTTCCCTGCTGGCGGTATCTTTTCCGGCGGCGGCTGAGGCATTGAATTACAATATTGTCGAATTTTCCGAATCGGCGGGTGTCGAGGTGGCGCAGGATACAATGTCCGCGCGTTTCCAAGTGATGGCGGAAGGACGGGACAAAAATGCCGTCAATGCCGAGTTTGTTAAAAAATTCAACAATTTCATCAGAAAATCAAAAAACGGGGGGTTTAAAACCGAATTGGTATCGCGCAGTGCGATGCCGCGCTATCAATATACCAACGGCAGACGCATTCAAACCGGCTGGGAGGAGCGTGCGGAATTTAAGGCGGAGGGCAGGGATTTTGACGCGTTGAACCGTTTTATTGCCGATGTTCAGGCGGATGCCGCGTTGGAATATACGGATTTTTATGTGTCGAGCGAACGCCGCAACGAGGTCATCGATCAGGTCAGCAAGGATGCTGTTTTGCGTTTCAAGGCGCGTGCCGAAAAGTTGGCGGGCGTTTTGGGTGCGCCCGGTTATAAAATCGTCAAATTGAATTTGGGACACATCGGCAGCCATATCGCGGGTGGCGGAGCTGTTCGGGCAAAAATGCTGCGCGCGATGCCGATGGCGGCAAGCTACGGCGCGGAGGGTACGGATTCCGTCGCGCCGGGCGTGGAGGAAATCAGCATCAGTGTCAATGGGACGGTTCAATTCTAGCTGCGGATAAACAGGCAGATGCCGTCTGAAACCGGATGATGCGGTTCAGACGGCATTTTGTATTTCAGGCTTTGGGCAGGGTTACGCCGGTTTGCCCCATATATTTGCCGTTGCGGTCTTTGTAGGAAGTTTCGCACACTTCGTCGCTCTCGAAGAAGAGGACTTGCGCCACGCCTTCGCCGGCGTAGATTTTGGCGGGCAGGGGGGTGGTGTTGGAAAATTCGAGGGTAACGTAGCCTTCCCATTCCGGTTCGAACGGGGTAACGTTGACGATGATGCCGCAGCGGGCGTAGGTGGATTTTCCTAGGCAGACGGTCAGGACGTTGCGCGGGATGCGGAAATATTCGACCGTGCGCGCCAGTGCGAAGGAGTTGGGCGGGATGATGCAGCAGTCGTCTTCGACGGTAACGAAGTTTTTGGGATCGAAGTTTTTGGGATCGACGATGGTGCTGTTGATGTTGGTAAAAATTTTAAATTCGTTGGCGCAGCGGATGTCGTAGCCGTAGCTGGACGTACCGTAGGAGATGATGCGTTTGCCGTCGGACTCTTTGATTTGGTTCGGCTCGAAGGGGTCGATCATACCGAACTCTTCGCTCATACGGCGTATCCATTTGTCGGACTTGATGCTCATAGTGTTTTCCTTGTTTCTTGCGGTGTTCGGACAAAGCATTCGGGGATGCCGTCTGAAAACGGGGTCTTATTTGTTTTTGGGCAGTTTCACTTCTTTAATCATGCCGTTTTCGCATTTCATAATGAAAAGGGTTTCGCCGTTCTGCGAGACGGTAAACCTGCCGTGCGCTAGGCCTTTTTTGAACGTGCCCGACAATGCCATATTGCGGAATTTGGTACTGTCGGAATTGAACGGTTCGAGAAATACTTCGCGGCCGGCGGCAACGGTATAAACGCCTTGTCCGTCGAACTTGCCGTTTTTGAACGAACCGGTATAACCGCGCCCGTCCCGGCAGCGCCATATGCCCTTGCCGGAGGGTTTGCCGTCTTTGCCGACACCGCCCTCGTAGGTGCAGCCGGCTTCCTGATAGGAAGTCAGGACGGCGGCCGGTGCGGGGAGGGCGAACATAATGGCGGACAGTAGGAATGCGGGGTGTTTAAGCATAAGGGTTATTCCATTGGATTTTGGCCGACGGTATAAAAGCCGTCTGAAAAATCAATCTTGCCGGCCGCCCAAATAAGCAATCAGTTCATCGAGCATCGTACCGACTGCTTCCGCCATTAAGATTTGCGAGGCGAAGGCAAGGCCGGCGGCATCGCCGCCGCTGTTTTCAGCTTCTTCCTGCAATACGTCGAGGTATTGGATGCGCTTGAGCGTGAAGTCTTGCGTGAGGATAAAGGCGATTTGTTCGCGCCACACCAAGCCCAGCCGGGTAACGGTTTTGCCGTTTTTGACGTGTTGGACGACTTCGTCGTCGGTCAAATCCTGTTTGGAGATTTTGACGACAGGTGCGGCATCGCCCGCGCCTTTGAGTTCGCAATCGCTGTCCAATTCAAAACCGCCTTCGCAATGCCCTTGCAGCAGCCAGCCGGTCATCAGGGAAGAGGGCGATTGTTTGGTATTCGGCAGCGAGGCTTCCAAACCGCCCAAGGCTTCGCGCAGCTTGGTCAGGATGTTTTCCGCTTTGGCGGAAGCCGCGTTGTTGACGAGCAGGTAGCCGCGCCGGGTATCGAAAACGGCTTCGGTGCGGCTGCTGCGGGTAAACGCGCGGGGCAGCAGGTCGTCGGTAATCTGTTCTTTAAGCTCTTGTTTTTCTTTGCGACCGACATTGCGGGCCTCATTGTCTTGAATTTCGGCGATTTTTTCATCCAAAATATCGCGGATAACGCCGGCGGGCAGGACTTTTTCCTCTTTTTTCAGGGCGACGCGCCAAGTGTCGTCGGCAGGGAAGACCGGATCGGGGGAGAAAGGGACAGGCGCGGCAAAGCCTTCGCTAAACCAGTCCAAACCCTGGCAGCGGGCAAATCCGGATTGCGCCAATTTGTCGGAAAGGACTTCCAATTCGGGCAGCTTTTCTTTGTCGAGCAGGTAAAAGCTGATTTGTTTGAACCACATAATGTTTCCTGTTGTTTGAAATGACGGGAATTATCTGCTGAATTGTTTTTTCACGCTGACTTTGGTTTTCTTTTTGAAACGATTTTTCTCTTCCTTGCGGCCTTCGCGTTTCTCAATACGGTTGCTCAAGCTGACGCGGCGCAACGGTTTTTTCTTCGGCTTGTCGTCGGCATTTTCATACGGGTTTTCCGAAACATTGTATTGAATCCGCAACGGCGTACCTTGCAGATTGAAGGCTTTGCGGAACGTTTGGGTCAGATAGCGCGTATAGCTGTCGGAAATCGCGTGCAGCGAATTGCCGTGCACCACAAT includes:
- the recJ gene encoding single-stranded-DNA-specific exonuclease RecJ, giving the protein MSVKIQTRSVNTNVFNHLLTAGADPLIARLCASRGVQSPAELDDKLASLLPYQTLTNCEAAARRLADAVGRKEKILIVADYDADGATACAVGLDGLAAMGAKVDFLVPNRFEHGYGLTPELAEIAVEQGVDLLITVDNGIASIAGVARAQALGLDVIVTDHHLPAETVPDCIIVNPNQKGCGFQSKSLAGVGVIFYVLTALRAELRRRNYFSDGMKEPNLGDLLDLVALGTVADVVTLDHNNRILVSQGLKRMRLGKMRPGIRALFEVARRDWRKAQPFDMGFALGPRINAAGRLDDMSVGIACLLARDDAEAQELAAQLNNLNIERREIEQSMLQDALNAFPETLPSGQTTLVAYRDDFHQGVVGIVASRLKDRFYRPTIVFAPADNGEVRGSGRSIPNLHLRDALDLVSKRHPDLILKFGGHAMAAGLSILEHNIPAFQTAFEEAVREMVCEDDLSQTFITDGSLPARDITLEQAQNLARHVWGQGFAPPSFTDEFHVVRQQPLGAEGKHKKAWLQKDGCEFEAMFWRCSEDIPEYIRTVYRPVANEWRNNLELQLYIDYWEAA
- a CDS encoding polynucleotide adenylyltransferase PcnB codes for the protein MLKKWLNKMLPSSRSSKKAESKTVIPAERHNIRAEMLSFAAENVIRRLKEAGFQAYVVGGAVRDLLLGIEPKDFDVATDATPEQVHKLFRRSRIIGRRFQIVHVMNGAETIEVTTFRGGAKVQQNARGRIMKDNTYGSIGEDAMRRDFTCNALYYDPETEEILDFHNGVADIAARRLVMIGDAAERYQEDPVRILRAIRLSGKLGFKLSEETAAPIAESICRLKHEPVARLFDEIMKLLFSGHAAACLQVLRRFDCTGIHPLLDALGVSDGIAGKMTASALKNTDERLRADKSVSVGFVLAALMWPELDRRWQANLQQGLKPAPAMSDAINTMRETVERGWGVPQRFSATMREIWMFQPQFENRKGARPHKLFAQARFRAAYDFLLLRAETGNADRALAEWWTAFQTASPEQRADMTKNEAARNGKNEGQVKKRRRRRRKPKPKVAGMDWE
- a CDS encoding PhoH family protein, which translates into the protein MTHTVHLHLEETGNSALQRLCGSFDSNLDSLAKALDIHISRRFEHFTLNGAFAHAGKRALLKLLETAQTRDLDDNDIRLAAVEAQTEDAGHQEKNHDHAYYFRTKRGSIGGRTPRQNGYIRALLKHDIVFGLGPAGTGKTYLAVAAAVDAMEKHQVERIILVRPAVEAGEKLGFLPGDLTQKVDPYLRPLYDALYDLMGFDRVTKLIEKGLIEIAPLAYMRGRTLNGAYIILDEAQNTTPEQMKMFLTRIGFGAKAVITGDTSQIDLPKNIKSGLKDAREKLRGVEGLYFHTFTGEDVVRHPLVQKIVEAYESAEPERE
- a CDS encoding SIMPL domain-containing protein (The SIMPL domain is named for its presence in mouse protein SIMPL (signalling molecule that associates with mouse pelle-like kinase). Bacterial member BP26, from Brucella, was shown to assemble into a channel-like structure, while YggE from E. coli has been associated with resistance to oxidative stress.), producing MLRSILAASLLAVSFPAAAEALNYNIVEFSESAGVEVAQDTMSARFQVMAEGRDKNAVNAEFVKKFNNFIRKSKNGGFKTELVSRSAMPRYQYTNGRRIQTGWEERAEFKAEGRDFDALNRFIADVQADAALEYTDFYVSSERRNEVIDQVSKDAVLRFKARAEKLAGVLGAPGYKIVKLNLGHIGSHIAGGGAVRAKMLRAMPMAASYGAEGTDSVAPGVEEISISVNGTVQF
- the dcd gene encoding dCTP deaminase translates to MSIKSDKWIRRMSEEFGMIDPFEPNQIKESDGKRIISYGTSSYGYDIRCANEFKIFTNINSTIVDPKNFDPKNFVTVEDDCCIIPPNSFALARTVEYFRIPRNVLTVCLGKSTYARCGIIVNVTPFEPEWEGYVTLEFSNTTPLPAKIYAGEGVAQVLFFESDEVCETSYKDRNGKYMGQTGVTLPKA
- a CDS encoding MORN repeat-containing protein, yielding MLKHPAFLLSAIMFALPAPAAVLTSYQEAGCTYEGGVGKDGKPSGKGIWRCRDGRGYTGSFKNGKFDGQGVYTVAAGREVFLEPFNSDSTKFRNMALSGTFKKGLAHGRFTVSQNGETLFIMKCENGMIKEVKLPKNK
- a CDS encoding recombination-associated protein RdgC, which encodes MWFKQISFYLLDKEKLPELEVLSDKLAQSGFARCQGLDWFSEGFAAPVPFSPDPVFPADDTWRVALKKEEKVLPAGVIRDILDEKIAEIQDNEARNVGRKEKQELKEQITDDLLPRAFTRSSRTEAVFDTRRGYLLVNNAASAKAENILTKLREALGGLEASLPNTKQSPSSLMTGWLLQGHCEGGFELDSDCELKGAGDAAPVVKISKQDLTDDEVVQHVKNGKTVTRLGLVWREQIAFILTQDFTLKRIQYLDVLQEEAENSGGDAAGLAFASQILMAEAVGTMLDELIAYLGGRQD